In Balearica regulorum gibbericeps isolate bBalReg1 chromosome 26, bBalReg1.pri, whole genome shotgun sequence, one genomic interval encodes:
- the ABHD17A gene encoding alpha/beta hydrolase domain-containing protein 17A, with amino-acid sequence MNGLSISQLCCLFCCPPCPSRIAAKLAFLPPEPTYAVVPELEPVGSTSTGSLRGGAAGRWKLHLKDRADFQYSQRELDNIEVFVTKSSRGNRVGCMYVRCVPGARYTVLFSHGNAVDLGQMSSFYIGLGTRINCNIFSYDYSGYGVSTGKPSERNLYSDIDAAWQALRTRYGISPENIILYGQSIGTVPTVDLASRYECAAIVLHSPLTSGMRVAFPETKKTYWFDAFPNIEKISKITSPVLIIHGTEDEVIDFSHGLALFERCPKAVEPLWVDGAGHNDIELYSQYLERLRKFISQELASQRN; translated from the exons ATGAACGGGCTGTCGATCAGCCAACTCTGCTGCCTCttctgctgccctccctgccccagccgcATCGCTGCCAAACTGGCCTTCCTGCCCCCAGAGCCCACCTACGCCGTGGTCCCCGAGCTGGAGCCCgtgggcagcaccagcaccgGCTCCCTGCGCGGCGGCGCTGCGGGGCGGTGGAAGCTGCACTTGAAGGACCGGGCGGATTTCCAGTACTCCCAGCGGGAGCTGGACAACATCGAGGTGTTTGTCACCAAAAGCAGCCGAGGGAACCGCGTCGGCTGCATGTATGTCCGCTGCGTGCCAGGTGCCAG GTACACGGTGCTCTTTTCGCACGGCAACGCCGTGGACCTGGGGCAGATGAGCAGCTTCTACATCGGGCTGGGCACCCGCATCAACTGCAACATCTTCTCCTATGACTACTCAGGCTACGGTGTGAGCACGGGCAAGCCCTCGGAGAGGAACCTCTACTCCGACATCGATGCCGCGTGGCAGGCGCTGCGGACGCG gtATGGGATCAGCCCGGAGAACATTATTTTATACGGACAAAGCATCGGCACGGTGCCCACAGTTGATCTGGCCTCCCGCTACGAGTGCGCTGCCATCGTGCTCCACTCCCCGCTCACCTCTGGCATGAGAGTCGCCTTCCCCGAGACCAAGAAGACCTACTGGTTCGATGCCTTCCCCAA CATCGAGAAGATCTCCAAAATCACCTCTCCCGTCCTCATCATCCATGGCACGGAGGATGAAGTCATCGACTTCTCCCACGGTCTGGCGCTCTTTGAACGCTGCCCCAAGGCTGTGGAGCCGCTGTGGGTGGATGGGGCCGGGCACAACGACATTGAACTCTACAGCCAGTACCTCGAGCGCCTTCGGAAATTCATCTCCCAGGAGCTGGCCAGCCAACGCAACtag